The Paenibacillus polymyxa M1 DNA segment TTTCGTTTTGGGTCGTCCCTGCCTTGTGGTCGTTGGCTGGAGGTTCTCCCCCGCTCGATATTTCGTCACCCAGCTTTGTACTTGGGATTTATTACGAATGTCCAATTGTTTCGTCACTTCACGAATACTCATATGTTCTTCGTTCACCAACCGGACTGCCTCCATCTTTACATCTAAGGAGTATTGCCGGAATGATTGTCCCTTTTTAGCCACGAAAAATCCCCTCCGTTCAACAAGATTAAGTCCATCTTAACAGATGTCTTTTCTTTCTTGTCTACTAGAAGGGGATAATACCACAATAGAGCGGCTTTTTCCCCTGAAATATAAACCCGGTATACGATTTATACTTTAAATTTACCAATTTGTCCTTGTAGGTCTTCTGCCATTTTGGACAGGTTTCTTGCAGAGGAAGCAATTTCCTCCATCGATGCCAGTTGTTCTTGAGTCGCAGCAGATACGTGTTGCGTCCCAGCTGCAGCCTCTTCAGCAATCGCTGAAATTTGTCTAACAAAGCCAACAATCTCATCGGTACTTGCAGACATTTGCTCCGATCCAGCAGAGACCTCTTCAATTTCACTGGCCACTTTATTAACGGTTTCCTGAATAAGCTCAAAGGATGCCCCCGCATTTTGCACGACTTCCCGACCTGTCATGACATCTCGCCCATTGGACGCTACCGCCTCAATAGCATGCGAGGTATCCTTTTGTATCAATCCCACCAGCTCCGTAATTTGTTGAGCAGAATGAGCCGATTGTTCAGCCAACTTACGCACTTCACCTGCAACTACAGCAAATCCGCTACCGTGATCTCCTGCGCGGGCTGCTTCAATGGCCGCGTTCAGGGCAAGAAGATTGGTCTGACTTGAAATATTGGTGATGACATCAATAATCTTCCCGATTTCATCTGAACGCTCTCCCAATCCAGCCATAAGATCAGCCAAGCTATTCATAGAGTCATTCACACTATTCATTTGGACAACAGCCTGCTGGATCATCTGATTACCTTCAGCTGATTTGTGAGCCGCATCCTGAGCTGATGCAAAAACATTTTGCGCACGGATTGCAATTTGTTCTACACCGATGGACATTTCCTCAATAGCCTGGGACGATTTGGTCACCATATCCACCTGGTCACCTGTCCCTGTAGCAACTTCTTGCACTGTTTCGGTGATTTGCGCAGTTGCTTGGCTATTTTGCTCTGCGCTGGCCGTCAATTCCTCCGAGGAAGTGGTTACCAGCTCGGTCGTACTACTTACAGACTGAATCAGTTGACGAAGATTTGCAACCATCGTATTAAAAGAATGGGCCAAAATACTAATCTCATCCTTGCCTTTCACGACAATGGCTTCCCCAGTAAGGTCACCGGACGCAATGCTTTCAGCAGCACGACTGATGCGCAAAATGGGCTTAGAAATAATTTGGGCTATAATGATCGCCATGATCAATGCTAGTATAACGGCTGCAATACTCAAAACGATAACTAATTGTCTGCCTGAAATAAAGTTGTCAACAGCTTCTTTCGTAATCAGTTTTGATCCATCTGCATTCAACTTAATGAGCTGACTGATCATATCGTTTGAACTATACCATAACTTATAGGATTCTTGGTGAAGGATGCTTGATTGAGTGTAATCATTAGCTCTCCCTGCTGCAATCATTTCTGGTAACTTAGTCAAATACTCCGTATAAGTTTTGGAGAATTGTTCATACATTTCACGTTCCTTAGGAGTAGCAATTAATTTTTCGTATGTTTTTCGGTCTTCTTCAACTTTCTTTAAAACCTTATCATATTCGGCCTGAACCTTCTCCATTTCCTCCGGGTCACGTTCTACAATAATGTTTAATGAGAGCCGCTCTACATCAGATATATCACCATTTAGTGTTCCGAGGATGGTCACACTTGGCATCCAATGGCTATCAATTTCCATTGAAGTATCGCCTAACTTTTTCATTCTCGAGATCGATACTGTACTAATCACAACCAACAGGATTATTACCGCAAGGAAACCCAATAACAATTTTGTTCGAATGTTAAATTTCATATATTCGCTCCTCAGTTCTCTTTATAATAGATATTATATCGACAAGAATCGACACATTGTTTATATCAAAATTAAAGAGAATTTCAGAACTGTTTACAAAAGGAAAATTTCTCTTCGTGATCGTTATATAATGATTGACGCTTATTTTATAAACCGCGTGAGAGTATTATTTTTCGTCCATCCAATTCATCCGTTAAAGCATTGCAAGCAAAAAAGAGATACCCCAAAGCGGGTATCTCTTTATGTTTTACTTCCTAGCTATAATCATAAATCGTTCTGCATTTGTCCTAATTCCTTTTGGAGTTTGGTTGTCCAGAATGAATTGTTGGAGTATTTCAAAATCCATTTGTTTTTGTCCAAAGTCAGGAATAATGGGAGTGTGTTTCAAAAGAAAAACTAAGTCTGCAGGAGTCTGATAGTATTCGGTTGCATTAAATTCAAATGACTGAATATCGTTAAAGCCCGCTTCATTGAGATCTGTAATACATTGAGTTTTCAACGAGTCTTTCTTAGTACCCAATGCCTGCCCTCTTCCAAACGCTTCTTTAATGTTTAATTTGTCATTTTCGCTCACTTGCTGTGTTAAAAATATACCACCCTTAACTAACACCTTAGCTATTTCTTTTGCAGAGAAACACGAATGTCGAGAAGAGATTACATTAAAGAATTCCTTGGGAAAATTCAGATTTTCAGCATCCATCTGTAGAAAACGAACATTCGCTATGTCTGCTTCAGTAGAATTTTTTCTTGCCGTATCAATCATTCCAGCAGATTGGTCAATTCCGACTAAAAGTAATGCAGAAGCCGTTATTGACAAAATTGCTTCCCCGCCACCCGTGCCGATATCAAGCAATATGTCCGACTTCTTACACGTCTTCGACACTTCATTATAGAAGTCCCATTTTACTCCTTCAGAAATACATTTCACATTGCTAAAATCCCATCCGTTGATTTTTCCAACCTTATCATAAAACTCTTTATATTCAATTGAATTCATTTTTATCCACCTTCAAATAAGATAATAAACTACAGAATAGCAGACCGAGATCATTCGAAATTTTAGTTTTGTAGTCAATGAGGCAGACTCCCCCCTTGACAGCTGGTACGCGTTTTTTCCAGCCCGGAAACTAAATACTTCGAACAATACGGAAAGACATCCATTCACCTCATTTGAAAGTTTGCTTTAATTATATTTCTAATCAGACATACCACAGTAACCTATATAGAGACAAGTTTAACATAAAATTATAAAAATTTATTAAAAAAGTCTATAGCAACCTGCGTAGAAAACTCATGTGTTACACCTCAACGTAATGTGAATACAAAATGTCCTCAAAACCCGCAGATGCGACAGAATTGCCTACAATAGTCGCTGACCGCATCTTACCTGTGATAGTATTGCCAGCTATTGAGATATTTTCTAGCCTATTGGCTGTATTGGCCACTAAATTAACCCCTACACTATTTGCATTATTGAGTTTTATTTGATTGTCTTTAATGTTTGCAGTCAATATTGATGTATCTTCGTCCTTACCGATTGCTATTTGTGCTCTAGCCTTATTCAAGCAATTAATTGCATTTTTTACTACACGTATATCTCCTGCAATAGATTGATCATGCCCAAGTTGTAACACCAGTTCGGACATTGAGTTGATTTTGTTATTCTCTATAGTTACATTTTTTGGATTAGTTCCGTCCAGTAGCAACCCCCATATCCCTAGGTTTTTAGCTCGATCAACTTGGATTGTGGCCGTCCCATAGGTGTCTTGAAGATTATTACTGATAGAATCTCTCACGGTTATATTTCTCGAACCGCAAATGTCTACGAAATGTTGATCATGATTTAACGATTGGACACGCTCAATAAGTACATTATTCGCATGTCCCAACGCAATCAAGTCCCCGTAAGTCCTCGGCTTGGAGGTAACATCACCGTCTGTAATCGTGAAATTTCGTAACACGATATTGCCAGCTGCTTTATATCCCCCCTTTGTGTCGTAGCCTTTATTAACGAGCAATACGCCGTTTTGCTTCCGTTCACTACTAATCCGTTTGATGATGGTGACACCCATACCAGAGCCTTCTATAATCACTCCGGCGGGTATGACAATACATGCCTTACTGTGAATACTCTTAGCGATACTTAGGAGATACGTACCTTTGCCAAGGATAAGCTTACCGCCTCCCACTCTCTCGAGGTAGTCAAGTGCAGACTGGATAGCTTTTGTCTGATCAGTCCCGTCTCCACTGGCACCAAACATATTAGATGTAACCGTGTTTTTTATTCCTCTATCCAGTTTAGCTTGTAGATCAGAAATGCCGGTAGTGAAAAACCAAACAATCACTAACAAAATTATTGAAATTT contains these protein-coding regions:
- a CDS encoding methyl-accepting chemotaxis protein, producing MKFNIRTKLLLGFLAVIILLVVISTVSISRMKKLGDTSMEIDSHWMPSVTILGTLNGDISDVERLSLNIIVERDPEEMEKVQAEYDKVLKKVEEDRKTYEKLIATPKEREMYEQFSKTYTEYLTKLPEMIAAGRANDYTQSSILHQESYKLWYSSNDMISQLIKLNADGSKLITKEAVDNFISGRQLVIVLSIAAVILALIMAIIIAQIISKPILRISRAAESIASGDLTGEAIVVKGKDEISILAHSFNTMVANLRQLIQSVSSTTELVTTSSEELTASAEQNSQATAQITETVQEVATGTGDQVDMVTKSSQAIEEMSIGVEQIAIRAQNVFASAQDAAHKSAEGNQMIQQAVVQMNSVNDSMNSLADLMAGLGERSDEIGKIIDVITNISSQTNLLALNAAIEAARAGDHGSGFAVVAGEVRKLAEQSAHSAQQITELVGLIQKDTSHAIEAVASNGRDVMTGREVVQNAGASFELIQETVNKVASEIEEVSAGSEQMSASTDEIVGFVRQISAIAEEAAAGTQHVSAATQEQLASMEEIASSARNLSKMAEDLQGQIGKFKV
- a CDS encoding class I SAM-dependent methyltransferase; its protein translation is MNSIEYKEFYDKVGKINGWDFSNVKCISEGVKWDFYNEVSKTCKKSDILLDIGTGGGEAILSITASALLLVGIDQSAGMIDTARKNSTEADIANVRFLQMDAENLNFPKEFFNVISSRHSCFSAKEIAKVLVKGGIFLTQQVSENDKLNIKEAFGRGQALGTKKDSLKTQCITDLNEAGFNDIQSFEFNATEYYQTPADLVFLLKHTPIIPDFGQKQMDFEILQQFILDNQTPKGIRTNAERFMIIARK